From Eptesicus fuscus isolate TK198812 chromosome 22, DD_ASM_mEF_20220401, whole genome shotgun sequence, a single genomic window includes:
- the LOC103297540 gene encoding olfactory receptor 10J3 isoform X2: MPKPNATAVTEFLFEGFSSFGWQHRLVFFVVFLTLYLLTLSGNAIIVSIICMDRHLHTPMYFFLSMLSISETCYTVAIIPQMLSGLLSPHQPIAKQGCAAQLFFYLTFGINNCFLLMAMGYDRYVAICNPLRYSVIMGKEACVRFVSGSLGIGLGMATVQVTSVFCLPFCDAFVISHFFCDVRPLLKLACIDTTVNEIINFVVSICVLVLPMGLVFISYVLIIATILKIASAEGRKKAFATCASHLTVVVIHYGCASIIYLKPKSQSSIGQDRLISVTYTVITPLLNPVVYSLRNKEVQDALCRAMGRKPRSP, encoded by the coding sequence ATGCCAAAACCAAACGCCACTGCTGTGACCGAGTTCCTCTTTGAGGGTTTCTCCAGCTTCGGGTGGCAGCACAGGCTTGTCTTCTTTGTTGTCTTCCTAACTTTGTATCTGCTGACTCTCTCGGGCAATGCCATTATTGTTAGCATTATTTGCATGGACCGTCACCTCCATACTCCCATGTACTTTTTCCTGAGCATGCTGTCCATCTCCGAGACCTGCTATACTGTGGCCATCATTCCCCAGATGCTCTCTGGCCTGCTGAGTCCTCATCAACCCATTGCTAAACAAGGCTGCGCCGCTCAGCTCTTCTTCTATCTCACCTTTGGTATCAACAACTGCTTTCTGCTCATGGCCATGGGATATGATCGCTACGTGGCCATCTGCAACCCCCTGCGGTACTCAGTCATCATGGGTAAAGAGGCCTGTGTGCGGTTTGTATCTGGGTCACTGGGAATTGGTCTGGGCATGGCCACTGTTCAAGTCACCTCTGTGTTTTGCCTCCCCTTCTGTGATGCCTTTGTCATCTCTCACTTCTTCTGTGACGTGAGACCCCTGCTGAAGCTGGCCTGTATAGACACCACGGTCAATGAAATCATCAACTTTGTGGTCAGCATCTGCGTCCTTGTTCTACCCATGGGTCTGGTCTTTATCTCGTATGTCCTCATCATCGCCACCATTCTCAAGATCGCCTCAGCTGAGGGTCGGAAGAAGGCCTTTGCCACCTGCGCCTCCCACCTCACAGTGGTCGTCATCCACTATGGCTGTGCCTCCATCATCTATCTCAAGCCTAAGTCCCAGAGTTCCATAGGCCAGGACAGACTCATCTCAGTGACCTACACCGTCATCACTCCCCTGCTAAACCCTGTCGTGTACAGCCTGAGGAACAAGGAGGTCCAAGATGCTCTGTGCAGAGCCATGGGGCGAAAGCCCCGCTCCCCTTAA
- the FCER1A gene encoding high affinity immunoglobulin epsilon receptor subunit alpha isoform X2, with translation MSTSMGGPALLWTALLLFSTWKSMVSLSPPWNRIFRGENVTLTCSANDSLEVNSTKWTHNNTVQAVTAPSLDIVHATFQDSGEYRCQSKNLIPSQPVYLEVFSDWLLLQASSEVVLEGESFLIRCHSWKNRNIFKVIYYKNGQALKYWYDNYNLSITNATIEDSGNYYCTGKIGKTNHTSESLKITVKKDSTTSHQSSYYWQRLLIPVLVAILFAVDTGLFISTQQQFTFILKIKSTRKGNKRMDPQPKPTPPKN, from the exons ATGTCCACTTCCATGGGAGGCCCTGCCCTGCTGTGGACAGCGTTGCTGCTCTTTT CCACCTGGAAATCTATGGTGTCCTTGAGTCCACCATGGAATAGAATATTTAGGGGAGAGAATGTGACTCTAACATGTAGTGCGAACGATTCCCTGGAAGTTAACTCCACGAAGTGGACCCACAACAATACCGTGCAAGCAGTGACAGCTCCAAGTTTGGACATTGTGCATGCCACATTCCAGGACAGCGGGGAATACAGATGTCAGAGCAAAAACCTTATCCCAAGTCAACCGGTGTATCTAGAAGTCTTCAGCG ATTGGCTGCTCCTTCAGGCCTCTTCTGAGGTGGTACTGGAGGGTGAGTCCTTCCTCATCAGGTGCCATAGTTGGAAGAATAGAAACATCTTCAAGGTGATTTACTACAAGAATGGCCAAGCACTGAAGTACTGGTATGATAACTACAACCTCTCCATTACCAATGCCACCATAGAAGATAGCGGCAACTATTACTGCACAGGCAAAATTGGGAAGACAAACCATACCTCGGAATCCCTCAAGATTACTGTAAAAAAAG ATTCCACCACATCTCACCAAAGCAGCTACTACTGGCAGCGACTCCTTATCCCCGTTTTGGTAGCGATCCTGTTTGCTGTGGACACAGGGCTGTTTATCTCAACCCAGCAGCAGTTTACATTCATCTTGAAGATCAAGAGCACCAGAAAAGGCAACAAACGTATGGACCCACAGCCCAAGCCAACCCCCCCGAAGAACTGA
- the FCER1A gene encoding high affinity immunoglobulin epsilon receptor subunit alpha isoform X1, producing MSTSMGGPALLWTALLLFSPDGMPAATWKSMVSLSPPWNRIFRGENVTLTCSANDSLEVNSTKWTHNNTVQAVTAPSLDIVHATFQDSGEYRCQSKNLIPSQPVYLEVFSDWLLLQASSEVVLEGESFLIRCHSWKNRNIFKVIYYKNGQALKYWYDNYNLSITNATIEDSGNYYCTGKIGKTNHTSESLKITVKKDSTTSHQSSYYWQRLLIPVLVAILFAVDTGLFISTQQQFTFILKIKSTRKGNKRMDPQPKPTPPKN from the exons ATGTCCACTTCCATGGGAGGCCCTGCCCTGCTGTGGACAGCGTTGCTGCTCTTTT CTCCAGATGGCATGCCAGCAG CCACCTGGAAATCTATGGTGTCCTTGAGTCCACCATGGAATAGAATATTTAGGGGAGAGAATGTGACTCTAACATGTAGTGCGAACGATTCCCTGGAAGTTAACTCCACGAAGTGGACCCACAACAATACCGTGCAAGCAGTGACAGCTCCAAGTTTGGACATTGTGCATGCCACATTCCAGGACAGCGGGGAATACAGATGTCAGAGCAAAAACCTTATCCCAAGTCAACCGGTGTATCTAGAAGTCTTCAGCG ATTGGCTGCTCCTTCAGGCCTCTTCTGAGGTGGTACTGGAGGGTGAGTCCTTCCTCATCAGGTGCCATAGTTGGAAGAATAGAAACATCTTCAAGGTGATTTACTACAAGAATGGCCAAGCACTGAAGTACTGGTATGATAACTACAACCTCTCCATTACCAATGCCACCATAGAAGATAGCGGCAACTATTACTGCACAGGCAAAATTGGGAAGACAAACCATACCTCGGAATCCCTCAAGATTACTGTAAAAAAAG ATTCCACCACATCTCACCAAAGCAGCTACTACTGGCAGCGACTCCTTATCCCCGTTTTGGTAGCGATCCTGTTTGCTGTGGACACAGGGCTGTTTATCTCAACCCAGCAGCAGTTTACATTCATCTTGAAGATCAAGAGCACCAGAAAAGGCAACAAACGTATGGACCCACAGCCCAAGCCAACCCCCCCGAAGAACTGA
- the FCER1A gene encoding high affinity immunoglobulin epsilon receptor subunit alpha isoform X3, with protein MVSLSPPWNRIFRGENVTLTCSANDSLEVNSTKWTHNNTVQAVTAPSLDIVHATFQDSGEYRCQSKNLIPSQPVYLEVFSDWLLLQASSEVVLEGESFLIRCHSWKNRNIFKVIYYKNGQALKYWYDNYNLSITNATIEDSGNYYCTGKIGKTNHTSESLKITVKKDSTTSHQSSYYWQRLLIPVLVAILFAVDTGLFISTQQQFTFILKIKSTRKGNKRMDPQPKPTPPKN; from the exons ATGGTGTCCTTGAGTCCACCATGGAATAGAATATTTAGGGGAGAGAATGTGACTCTAACATGTAGTGCGAACGATTCCCTGGAAGTTAACTCCACGAAGTGGACCCACAACAATACCGTGCAAGCAGTGACAGCTCCAAGTTTGGACATTGTGCATGCCACATTCCAGGACAGCGGGGAATACAGATGTCAGAGCAAAAACCTTATCCCAAGTCAACCGGTGTATCTAGAAGTCTTCAGCG ATTGGCTGCTCCTTCAGGCCTCTTCTGAGGTGGTACTGGAGGGTGAGTCCTTCCTCATCAGGTGCCATAGTTGGAAGAATAGAAACATCTTCAAGGTGATTTACTACAAGAATGGCCAAGCACTGAAGTACTGGTATGATAACTACAACCTCTCCATTACCAATGCCACCATAGAAGATAGCGGCAACTATTACTGCACAGGCAAAATTGGGAAGACAAACCATACCTCGGAATCCCTCAAGATTACTGTAAAAAAAG ATTCCACCACATCTCACCAAAGCAGCTACTACTGGCAGCGACTCCTTATCCCCGTTTTGGTAGCGATCCTGTTTGCTGTGGACACAGGGCTGTTTATCTCAACCCAGCAGCAGTTTACATTCATCTTGAAGATCAAGAGCACCAGAAAAGGCAACAAACGTATGGACCCACAGCCCAAGCCAACCCCCCCGAAGAACTGA